One Hydractinia symbiolongicarpus strain clone_291-10 chromosome 7, HSymV2.1, whole genome shotgun sequence genomic window, TTTGTTATGGGAGAAAAAACGGAATTCAACGTACATTGTGTTTTTGGTTTTGTACTTCTTAATGGGCTTAGAACTTGGATGTGTTAATGCAACGCTATGGATTTATGTATCAACTGTTGTAAAACCCAACAATCCTGAATTATTTTACGGGTTAATTGTTGGATGCTTTTTCGCACCGCCCATATTATTCTCACCCGTTTTGTCGCGTTTTGCTGACAAAACTAGACGAGTGAAGCTTTGCTTGATATCAGTGATTTATTTGTCAATAGCCGGGAGCATTTTATACACCATTCACACATCTCCCTTGTTTCCGTTGTTTGGAAGATTTTTGAGCGGGTTTACCATGGCAGTGACACCACTTATGGTTTCAGAAGTTGCAAGATCATACCCTAAAGAAAAGGTGTCACAAAAATTGATGATGATTAATGGTAGTCGTTTAATAGGTTACGCCTGCGGGCCATGCATTTctatattttgtttcaaaacagATTTTTGGATTGGAAGTATTCACATAACGTATGCCAATGTTATTGGACCTATTCTCTTTGTTATTTGCTGCATAATACTGGTTGTTGTATTAATTTTTACGCATGATTTATCAAGAGAATATGACATGAAAGCAGAATCCATGGAGAGAAAGAATATACCTTCTGCATCAGCATTCAGCacaacaaaaaagatttttcaaactaAAGACACTCTCCTAATGATCATTATCTGCATATTTTTTGGGATAATGGACCAAATAAATTTCCGTATATTACCCATGATTGTTATCACAAGATTAAACTTCAGTTATTCAGTTCTAAATATTCTGTTAATGGGTGTTGCGTTCGCCAACATGGTTCTTGTTGCATTTCTACTATCTTGGAGAATTTCAAACAAAGAGGTGTATTATACTGGTATTATAAGTTTGATGTCTGTAATTCTGACATCTTTGCTGTTATTACTGCTCTACTATCGAGTTGGACACGTTACTGGATGGTATGTGATGTTGATTGCCAACCTTCTTTGCAACGTAGTGTTTTTTCTTTCCGATCAAACATTTGCAGTGATTGTGTGCGCAAAATTGGCTCATTCATGCAATCAAGGATTCTTGGAAGGTGTTCGTTTGTTTTCTATACAAAGTGGACGAGTTGTTGGAGCTATATGCATAGGAATGTATTACAGCCACATGAAGTTTTTTTATCCTTCAACGACAGCATTGTCAATTATGCTCTTGACATTGTTGATATTGCGAAGAAAAACTCTTTCGAATCCCGTGCCAGTTATATAACTCTCAAGTTGTCGTACAAATAATTAATGATGTATATATGTAAGGTAATATACACTAGTAtcattaaatatgttttcaaaaCCATGCCGTTATTAACAAATATTGGAACAGGTTCTCAATAGTAATAACAATGCTAAGAGAACTTATTTtcctttcatttattttctttaagtcTTGCGGGTTAATTCAAAGCATGAGTATTACAATTGGGGTAGTGTTTGGGATGGTTGGTTAGAGCAGTGGTTGGGGTAGCTTTTTTGATATTTGAAGCGTATATTTTGTGAATATTCCTTACAGATTTAAAACGGCTTTTAGCTCACTTGACATATTGAATTTCGACCCAGTTATCAAAAAAAAAGGTCAATATTTACCTTTTGTTTTCAACGTGTAGCGCCGCCACATCTAATTTTGTATAATAATTTGCAGACCACATGCTTTACGCCGCtaaatatttcttttgaaaCTGAGCCGCTGTGTGAAGTTAATCACTGTGGATACAAAGACAAGCAATGTTATATCACGGGGTGATTCTATAGTATGGTTACCAGGTGTACAATACAACCAATTTTTGATAGCCGTAAAGTTCGATTGTACGTGGTGTGATATAGTGAAACCCCCACAGAAGATTTGCCATACGAACCTTGCATAGAGAGAGCCTtgtttcaaagtttttatatttaaaattttggacgGTAAAGGAGAACACAGATgattttggtttgttgaacaaCATATCACCGCAAACCCTACTGCAAACACTACCTGAATTGGGGTACTCTATGGTTCTAAttaaactgtaaaaaaatagaTCATATTGCATGTgaagaatatgttttttttgataaaacaatagaatttttttatattaatgcgCATTATAActgttcataaaaaatacaatttgttTTTCTGCATCTTGGTTTGTTTTCCTTTTCTAGAAAATACACACATAAGTCAAGcagttaaaatataaaaaaatatgaggTTAATATTTTGAGAAAAGAAGTTTTATACTGGTTACCAGTGAAGGGTCAtatcccccccaaaaaaaaaatttaataaataaataaataaaaaattttcatttgcaaTTATTCTAATGTAAGTAATACGAATTTTCCATTCTTCCTATACCATATTCTTACTCACATTGTTGTGTACAAACGTCCCGATAAGTGTTAGGGGAAGTctgaaaaataagacatttttaaacaaaaagatgAAGTTATCACAAATCAAGGACGTCAATAATTGGTTGACAAATTcaattatttacaaatttataccAGAATAATAGATAAAAAGAAGGGGAAACATTGTATTGATATCTATTTTAATCCACAAtacaaattttttagaaaacgaAAAGGTCATAAACGACCTACAAAACTTCAAAATAGTCTACTAAGCACGCCGTCATTGCTGAAACTTTGAAGCGTACGGGGCTGATAATTAAAGTGGCGTTCATATTTTacgattttttcttgtttttgataacacgtgtattttttaaaaaaatgtttaccataactatttcttttttcaattaattaaaaagaaaaagcataCTAGGGGCCGGTTTTCATACAACTGCATTTATCGCACAGTCGTAAAAAGCGCTGTGACTTTTAATATATGCATGCACATTATCAGAATAATGCCGCTGATCTCACGCTTTTGCATGCGCAGGGTCGATTGAAAAAATTTGCACAGGCTCTACTTTTTGAGCGCTACATTTTGCGCTTCAACTTAACAGCCAATCAAAACGTAGAAATCTACGTGACttacgaaagaatttttaattaggTCATATCAAGATGGCTAGCAACAACGTAAAGATCTCGCttctgtgttaaatttttatcaaCACCAAATGGATGTAGAgaatcagaatatatatatcAATCAAGTAAACAAGATGAAGAACAAAATAACATGAATGTGGAGGCCCTTAAAAAAGTACTCGTGACAAAATTAAATCCTTAATCAAAACGTTGTGTAGGCCTTTAGTTCTTCTTTCTATGAAAAGTCGTATCACGCACATGTTTTTCTTACGTATTTTTTACGACGTTGTTTATTTCTACACCATAAAAAATCTTAGAATTTTCAGCAATAAATTCGTCTGTTGAGAGCAgccattttttgcaaaaaacaacaaattagaAAATCAACTCGATTTAATGTTTTATCTTTTTACTAGTAACAATTTGTTACTATCGCTTGGAAACGTTGTCTACTGTTACCTAACTCAAAGTTCCAggaaaaaaacacaactttagaagtaaaaagaagagaaaacgGTAGGACTTTCATTGTAGAAGCTTGTTATATGTTTTTCCTTGGTAAATGGCAATTTCAAGtcccgaataattttttttttctttttagtaaaATGTCACCCTCTTTACCAAGTGTTCCAACAACAATCAAACAAGTTTCACAAAAACTTaagtatttattaaaaataaaaaaagtatattaaaatgttttatgtttttccagtgaaataattatataaaaaaattctaatccCTAAATTCATTGATAACGAGTGTACGCTGGCGAGGGGAAGTGGTAACGAGCAAGTAAACAGCAACGCTCATTTCTGCAAAACCTCCAATACAGCCCACTATAAAACTCCATCCCAGAACATAATTATTGAGCTGTAATTTGTCCTTCATTTCCTGTGGATATATGGAAACAGTTGCTACCATGCACAGAGAAGAAACAATGGGCAACAAAGCAACATAACGCAATTTTATCTTTTCCCAAAAAATACCAATAATGCTCAAAAAGATAGTTACTTCTGAAAATATGCACGCAAATAATGATAGCGTCTGCATTGCTCCTAAAGAATACGTAGTTTCACTACCAAACGTCTTGCATTCCTTTGCGTCGCATTTCAACCACAATCCTGACATTTCTTTAtctttgaaattatttacaatCCAGCAAGTGGTTGTAGTAGCTACCACCATACAAATAAATGATGCAATGGTGCAAAGAACCAACAACGCGTGTTCTAACTTCATTACTTAGCTATTACAGAAATAAAAACGTGTAGAAGATAGATAAATAGTTCATTTTCAAGTACTTTTGTTAAATGTCGAACTGTGTTTAAATCAAATCACGAGTTTTTGTGTAAATAATAGCTGGTAAAAACTATTTCACCTATGGTAATTCTAAGTAGAAATTAGACAcacaaaataacttaaaagTTAGTTAATGTCACAGACAAGTTTTGATCAAGATAATTAACACTCGTAATGATGCAGAAGCTTAAAAAACATTCGGCATATGTGAAAAGAATGATTTTGGGATAAATAGAAGGTTTTTACCAAATTGTAGATGTATTGACTACAACTTTTACAACAAAAGCCTATATGATGTGTAACCAAAGATTACTGCATAAATGAATGACGCAGTTAGGGATGTGAAGCAAACTTGCTCAAATACACTACTCGTTATGCAGTATAAAATATGTCAGTAAAAAAGCATATGA contains:
- the LOC130649011 gene encoding uncharacterized protein LOC130649011 is translated as MVSQDRFLLWEKKRNSTYIVFLVLYFLMGLELGCVNATLWIYVSTVVKPNNPELFYGLIVGCFFAPPILFSPVLSRFADKTRRVKLCLISVIYLSIAGSILYTIHTSPLFPLFGRFLSGFTMAVTPLMVSEVARSYPKEKVSQKLMMINGSRLIGYACGPCISIFCFKTDFWIGSIHITYANVIGPILFVICCIILVVVLIFTHDLSREYDMKAESMERKNIPSASAFSTTKKIFQTKDTLLMIIICIFFGIMDQINFRILPMIVITRLNFSYSVLNILLMGVAFANMVLVAFLLSWRISNKEVYYTGIISLMSVILTSLLLLLLYYRVGHVTGWYVMLIANLLCNVVFFLSDQTFAVIVCAKLAHSCNQGFLEGVRLFSIQSGRVVGAICIGMYYSHMKFFYPSTTALSIMLLTLLILRRKTLSNPVPVI